Part of the Quercus robur chromosome 5, dhQueRobu3.1, whole genome shotgun sequence genome, aagagcaatagacaatagtagataataactaaaacatgatgttcataaattaaacacaacccacaagattgaaactaaaacattcaTGATGTTCGaaaattagaatacaactcgcaaatttgaaactaaaacaaaataaaagataatcaacaagACAATCAAATACTAGCATCATCATTAACATCAAGATCAATAGTTTCACTTCGAACTTCACTTTCACTAGTAGTAACACTAGTGTTAGCATTTCCAATAACCATAGCCTCCAACTCTGGCTCATCAAGTGTAAGGGCTGCATTCTCAAGAATGCTAGCTCCTCCATGTATGTCGCTCTCATTCCAAGAGTCTCCTGCAATATCCCACATCTTTGTTGATGTATTTACGTACTCCTCATTGCGCCTTGACAAGAGTCGAAGATTAGAATGCACATAGACCAAATCTTCAGCGCGTGCAGgagccattttgtttctttttaaggaatgaatgaatttgtatGTGCTCCAATTCCTCTTAGCACATGAGGATGAACAAGGTTGTCCAAGAAGTTTAAAGGCAAGGGATTGAAGAGTTGGAAATGCAGAGCCATGGTATTGCCACCAAACCAAAGGTAGTAAGTCCCACCTATCTGTCAAGGCATCTGGTGAAGGAAACCTCCCTCTTGAAAATGAAGCAAACTCACACTTCACCGCCTTTAATTCACTCTCATCTTCAAAGTATCGATCCAAACACTTGCTCTTTTCCATAGAAATTTCATGATCCCGATGTGGCGAGATACGTTTTGGATTCTTCGAAAGCCATTCAGTGGAGTAATACCTAGTTAAAgagtaaaaaacaaatatagatgAAACGTGTGTTTTACTAGAAGAGGGAactaaggaaaatagaaaataaatgtacTTACT contains:
- the LOC126728610 gene encoding uncharacterized protein LOC126728610 gives rise to the protein MWDSMIEKVKAAIYRHEGLEDDEYSSFWSVVYDILIDRWTKNCTPLHCLAHSLNPKYYSTEWLSKNPKRISPHRDHEISMEKSKCLDRYFEDESELKAVKCEFASFSRGRFPSPDALTDRWDLLPLVWWQYHGSAFPTLQSLAFKLLGQPCSSSCAKRNWSTYKFIHSLKRNKMAPARAEDLVYVHSNLRLLSRRNEEYVNTSTKMWDIAGDSWNESDIHGGASILENAALTLDEPELEAMVIGNANTSVTTSESEVRSETIDLDVNDDASI